The Methylotenera sp. G11 genome includes a window with the following:
- the mnmD gene encoding tRNA (5-methylaminomethyl-2-thiouridine)(34)-methyltransferase MnmD, which translates to MTQKPITQAALEWRDGLPYSPAFNDVYFSSDDGLLETEHVFIQGNALVNRWQQLPGDTFTILETGFGTGLNFLCACRAWLTHAPVNAALHFISVEKHPLGAADMHKALLHWQPLHAMASELLTHYDTLLETGTASLFNDRVQLQVLFGDATACLSGCSTKADAWFLDGFAPAKNPDMWQPALFAQMARLSHPQTTFATFTSAGIVRRGLTATGFKVVKIPGFGRKREMITGYFIGHGHGS; encoded by the coding sequence ATGACGCAAAAACCAATCACCCAGGCAGCATTAGAATGGCGGGATGGACTGCCCTACTCACCGGCATTCAATGACGTGTATTTTTCCAGTGACGATGGCCTGCTTGAGACCGAGCATGTTTTCATACAGGGCAACGCGCTTGTTAACCGCTGGCAGCAGCTGCCAGGCGACACCTTCACCATCCTGGAAACCGGGTTCGGCACCGGGTTAAACTTTCTATGTGCGTGCAGGGCCTGGCTGACACATGCCCCGGTCAATGCGGCACTGCACTTTATCAGCGTAGAGAAACACCCTTTGGGCGCCGCTGACATGCACAAAGCACTGCTGCACTGGCAGCCCCTGCATGCGATGGCCAGTGAACTGCTCACGCACTATGACACGCTGCTGGAAACAGGTACGGCGAGCCTTTTTAATGACCGCGTACAGCTACAGGTACTGTTCGGGGATGCAACTGCCTGTTTATCCGGGTGCAGCACAAAAGCCGATGCATGGTTCCTTGATGGGTTCGCACCTGCCAAAAACCCTGACATGTGGCAACCTGCGTTATTTGCCCAAATGGCAAGGCTTTCACATCCGCAAACCACATTCGCCACTTTTACCAGCGCCGGCATCGTCAGGCGCGGACTCACTGCGACAGGGTTCAAGGTAGTTAAAATACCGGGATTTGGCAGAAAACGTGAAATGATCACCGGCTACTTTATCGGGCACGGCCATGGCAGCTAA
- the trhO gene encoding oxygen-dependent tRNA uridine(34) hydroxylase TrhO: MPKYLTAALYKFVSLPDFRDLQSPVLEACKSNSIKGTLLLAEEGINGTIAGLPDDIHRILDYLRTDPLFKGRFSDLEHKESYADEHPFYRMKVKLKKEIVTLGVPGVSPTKKVGTYVKPEDWNALISDPEVVLIDTRNDYEVDIGTFKGAIDPKTTTFREFPEYVAQHFDKTKHKKVAMFCTGGIRCEKASSYMLDQGFDEVYHLQGGILKYLETIPEAESLWQGECFVFDQRVAVKHNLEVGEFDQCYACRHPLSPEEMKSDRYEPGISCPHCYDKVSADKRARLKERQKQVQLAKQRGKSHIGEAAEVLKKHKSSSPDAED, translated from the coding sequence ATGCCTAAGTATTTAACCGCCGCCCTTTATAAATTTGTAAGCCTGCCTGATTTCAGGGATCTGCAATCGCCTGTCCTTGAGGCATGCAAATCCAACAGCATCAAAGGCACCCTGCTGCTGGCGGAAGAAGGCATCAACGGCACCATCGCCGGCCTGCCCGACGATATACATAGAATCCTGGATTACCTGCGCACAGACCCCCTGTTTAAAGGCCGGTTCTCTGACCTGGAACACAAAGAGTCTTACGCGGACGAGCACCCGTTTTACCGCATGAAAGTAAAGCTCAAGAAAGAGATCGTCACCCTGGGCGTGCCTGGCGTCAGCCCGACCAAAAAAGTAGGCACCTACGTAAAACCGGAAGACTGGAACGCGCTGATCTCTGACCCGGAGGTAGTGCTGATAGACACGCGCAACGACTACGAAGTCGACATCGGCACCTTTAAGGGAGCCATCGACCCGAAAACCACAACTTTCAGGGAGTTTCCGGAATATGTGGCACAGCATTTCGATAAAACCAAACACAAAAAGGTAGCCATGTTCTGCACCGGCGGCATCCGCTGTGAAAAAGCGTCGTCCTACATGCTGGACCAGGGCTTCGATGAGGTTTACCACCTGCAGGGCGGTATTCTTAAATACCTGGAAACCATACCCGAAGCCGAAAGCCTGTGGCAGGGCGAGTGCTTTGTGTTCGACCAGCGCGTAGCCGTCAAACATAACCTTGAAGTTGGCGAGTTCGACCAATGCTACGCCTGCCGCCATCCACTGTCTCCTGAAGAAATGAAAAGTGACAGGTACGAGCCCGGCATATCCTGCCCGCACTGCTATGATAAAGTTTCGGCAGACAAACGTGCCCGGCTTAAAGAACGCCAGAAACAGGTGCAGTTAGCCAAGCAGCGCGGAAAGTCGCATATAGGAGAAGCAGCCGAGGTGCTGAAGAAACATAAAAGCAGCAGTCCGGATGCGGAAGACTGA
- the clsB gene encoding cardiolipin synthase ClsB, with protein sequence MRFIGGNDIKLLRSGVEYFPALELAIRNAAKEIYLQAYIYEPDVSGIRIGNALMQAAQRGVSVNVLLDGFGSQHLPSRYVQTMRDTGVKLMFYRPKISPWTLKKNRLRRLHSKVAVIDGRIAFVGGINIIDDHNSPHQTPPRIDYAVRIEGNLLPAISASVHKLWRRLEWMHLHSLYVPPIKESHHKYHGTGNIKAAFVIRDNILHRRDIESAYLRAIKAAHTEILIANAYFIPGRKFRKALISAAKRGVKVRLLLQGRKEYFLMFATHAFYNEFLSNGIEIHEYRKSFMHSKVAVIDTHWATIGSSNIDPFSLLLAREANVIIQDQPFAAELHADIESLIQNGSFAITPQEWVKASIVKRIASWIAYGAVRFLLGIIGHKNEH encoded by the coding sequence ATGCGTTTCATCGGCGGAAATGACATCAAGCTACTGCGCAGCGGCGTTGAATATTTCCCTGCGCTGGAACTGGCGATCCGGAACGCAGCTAAGGAAATTTACCTGCAGGCCTATATCTACGAACCCGATGTTTCCGGTATCCGCATTGGCAATGCATTGATGCAGGCGGCGCAGCGCGGCGTCAGTGTCAATGTCCTGCTCGATGGCTTCGGCTCCCAGCACCTGCCCAGCCGGTATGTGCAGACCATGCGGGATACCGGGGTAAAGCTGATGTTCTATCGGCCCAAGATCTCGCCATGGACCTTAAAGAAGAACCGCCTGCGCCGCCTGCACAGCAAGGTAGCGGTCATTGACGGCCGCATCGCTTTTGTCGGTGGCATCAATATCATTGATGACCATAACTCGCCGCACCAGACGCCGCCCAGGATCGATTATGCCGTCAGGATCGAAGGCAACCTGCTGCCCGCGATCAGTGCCAGCGTGCATAAGCTCTGGCGACGGCTGGAATGGATGCACCTGCATAGCCTGTACGTGCCGCCCATCAAGGAAAGCCACCACAAGTATCACGGCACAGGCAACATCAAGGCGGCTTTTGTCATCCGCGACAACATCCTGCACCGCCGCGACATCGAGAGTGCCTACCTGCGTGCGATTAAAGCCGCACATACGGAAATCCTGATCGCCAATGCCTACTTTATCCCCGGCAGAAAGTTCCGCAAGGCGCTGATCAGTGCGGCAAAACGCGGTGTCAAAGTCAGGCTGCTGCTGCAAGGCCGCAAAGAGTATTTCCTGATGTTTGCAACGCATGCTTTCTACAATGAGTTCCTGAGTAACGGCATCGAAATCCATGAATACCGCAAAAGCTTCATGCACAGCAAAGTTGCGGTGATCGATACGCACTGGGCCACCATAGGCTCATCCAATATCGATCCCTTTAGTTTGTTGTTGGCGCGCGAGGCGAATGTGATCATCCAGGACCAGCCGTTTGCGGCGGAATTGCATGCCGACATCGAATCCCTGATCCAAAATGGCAGCTTTGCAATCACCCCGCAGGAGTGGGTGAAAGCCAGCATCGTCAAACGTATCGCATCATGGATCGCGTACGGCGCCGTACGCTTTCTGTTAGGCATTATCGGCCACAAGAACGAACACTGA
- a CDS encoding endonuclease/exonuclease/phosphatase family protein has translation MHNTLRIATFNIHKGVTHFNARFSLHHQRELLRKLHADVVFLQEVRDEHSEHSKRFAGWPDAGQIEFLADAIWNDYAYGKNSVYPAGHHGNALLSKFPIIRSTNTDISAHITEERGMLHSVIDMPKWDKPLHTICVHLGLFAHWRRQQLLMVTDYIRQHIPPDEPLIVAGDFNDWGTRAGRIFAENAQLHEVFEHHAGRPARSFPSWLPILRLDRIYIRGFHVKHVEVHAGPRFLKLSDHALLSATLARAV, from the coding sequence TTGCACAACACGCTACGTATTGCGACTTTTAATATCCATAAAGGTGTCACCCACTTCAATGCCAGATTCTCGCTGCACCATCAGCGCGAACTGTTGCGGAAACTGCATGCAGACGTGGTGTTTTTACAGGAAGTGCGCGATGAGCATTCCGAGCACAGCAAACGCTTTGCCGGATGGCCGGACGCAGGCCAGATCGAGTTCCTGGCCGATGCGATATGGAATGACTACGCTTACGGCAAGAATTCAGTTTACCCTGCCGGTCACCACGGCAACGCACTGCTCTCAAAATTCCCGATTATCCGTTCTACCAATACCGACATTTCAGCACACATCACCGAGGAACGCGGCATGCTGCACAGCGTGATAGATATGCCGAAATGGGATAAACCACTGCACACCATCTGCGTGCACCTGGGCTTGTTCGCGCACTGGCGGCGCCAGCAGCTGCTCATGGTCACAGACTATATCAGGCAGCACATACCGCCAGATGAGCCGCTGATCGTGGCCGGCGATTTCAACGACTGGGGTACGCGTGCCGGCAGGATATTTGCCGAAAATGCCCAGCTGCATGAAGTGTTCGAACATCATGCCGGCCGGCCGGCACGCAGCTTTCCTTCATGGCTGCCTATCCTGAGGCTGGACCGTATCTATATACGCGGTTTTCATGTCAAGCACGTTGAAGTACATGCCGGGCCGCGTTTCCTCAAGCTATCCGACCATGCCCTGCTTTCTGCGACTTTAGCCAGGGCGGTATAG